In Nitrospira sp., a single window of DNA contains:
- a CDS encoding AAA family ATPase produces MAGATVTRQRKNAPQQNKKAPARKTRKARVQEPSGAVIVLSGATPLRRQKAAEVLAAELQLDLASVDLSAVVSKHAGETEKNVNRVFDMANRHGSILFFDEADALFGKRTQGHDAHDRYANAEVSHLIQCIEDHQGLVILTTNGKSRIEEAFSPEKPVIVLGGASKKKTTTKPKPTAKTVSKPKKKVAKNK; encoded by the coding sequence ATGGCAGGTGCAACGGTGACTCGGCAACGCAAGAACGCTCCGCAGCAGAACAAGAAGGCGCCTGCGAGAAAAACCAGGAAGGCTCGTGTGCAGGAGCCGTCCGGTGCGGTGATCGTGCTGTCCGGAGCCACGCCGCTTCGCCGGCAGAAGGCCGCGGAGGTCTTGGCCGCAGAACTGCAACTGGACCTGGCCAGCGTGGATTTGTCGGCGGTGGTGAGCAAACACGCCGGCGAAACTGAAAAAAATGTCAATCGCGTGTTCGACATGGCGAACCGCCATGGGTCGATCCTTTTTTTCGATGAGGCCGACGCACTCTTCGGCAAGCGCACTCAGGGGCATGACGCCCACGATCGGTACGCCAATGCCGAGGTGTCCCATCTCATTCAGTGCATCGAAGACCACCAGGGGCTTGTCATCCTGACGACCAACGGAAAGAGTCGCATTGAAGAAGCCTTCTCCCCCGAGAAGCCGGTGATTGTGCTGGGTGGAGCCTCAAAGAAAAAGACCACCACCAAGCCGAAGCCGACAGCCAAAACCGTATCCAAACCCAAAAAGAAGGTGGCGAAAAACAAGTAA
- a CDS encoding gluconokinase, giving the protein MVILVMGVSGAGKTTIGRRLADELGWQFSDGDDFHPAANLEKMRNGHALTDVDRQPWLERMHAAIVDRISRNQPAVLACSVLKASYRAIVEEGCRAHLRLVYLKGSFDLFHQRLIHRRDHFMPRELLASQFAILEEPADALVIDAALPPNEIIRQIRLGIPVDAAKH; this is encoded by the coding sequence GTGGTCATTCTGGTCATGGGCGTATCGGGAGCGGGGAAGACGACGATCGGCCGTCGCTTGGCGGACGAATTGGGCTGGCAGTTTTCCGACGGCGATGACTTCCATCCGGCAGCGAATCTCGAGAAGATGCGGAATGGCCATGCGCTGACGGATGTTGATCGTCAGCCATGGCTGGAGCGGATGCATGCTGCGATCGTCGATCGGATCAGTCGGAACCAGCCGGCGGTGCTTGCCTGTTCCGTCTTGAAGGCGAGTTACCGCGCGATCGTGGAGGAGGGCTGTCGCGCACATTTGCGACTGGTCTACCTGAAAGGTAGCTTCGATTTATTCCATCAACGCCTGATCCACCGCCGGGATCATTTCATGCCCCGGGAATTGTTGGCCAGTCAGTTTGCCATCCTTGAAGAGCCGGCCGATGCCCTGGTGATCGACGCGGCTCTCCCGCCGAACGAGATCATCCGGCAGATCCGTCTCGGTATTCCGGTTGACGCGGCGAAACACTGA
- a CDS encoding GIY-YIG nuclease family protein has protein sequence MIWIVYILECIDGSLYTGITNDLERRMKAHATGKGAKYTKRRGPFTVRYTESLDSKGAALQREAAIKSLDRAGKVALIASMS, from the coding sequence ATGATTTGGATTGTCTACATCCTCGAGTGTATCGACGGCAGCCTCTACACCGGGATCACGAATGATTTGGAACGGCGCATGAAGGCGCATGCGACCGGAAAGGGGGCGAAATACACGAAACGCCGCGGACCGTTCACGGTCCGGTATACCGAATCACTCGACAGCAAGGGAGCCGCCTTACAACGTGAAGCCGCAATCAAGTCACTGGATCGCGCCGGCAAGGTAGCCCTGATCGCATCGATGTCGTGA
- a CDS encoding nuclear transport factor 2 family protein, which yields MNEQQATRLAQAWIDAWNRHDLDAIVHHYAAEVEFTSPFVTTLSGEASGTICGREALSAYFRKGLQAYPDLHFELIHTLIGVDSLLLYYRSVKGLLAAEMMLINEEGQIQTVRVHYVKE from the coding sequence ATGAACGAACAGCAGGCCACCCGCCTGGCCCAGGCCTGGATCGACGCCTGGAACCGGCACGATCTGGACGCCATTGTGCACCATTACGCGGCAGAGGTGGAGTTTACCAGTCCGTTTGTGACGACGCTATCCGGAGAAGCGTCCGGCACCATCTGCGGCCGAGAAGCATTGAGCGCCTATTTTCGGAAAGGACTCCAAGCCTACCCGGACCTGCACTTCGAGCTGATCCACACCCTGATCGGCGTCGACAGTCTGTTGCTGTATTATCGGAGCGTCAAGGGATTGCTGGCTGCGGAGATGATGCTCATCAACGAAGAGGGGCAGATTCAGACGGTGCGCGTCCATTACGTCAAGGAGTGA